GATTGGTCGGCAGCAGCAGCTTGCTTTTCCTGTATGTGCTCCTGCTGCTCAATGGCGTGGACACGGCCAAGAAAGCCAAAGACCGGATCGGCGTGCTCATGGCCGGCGGCATCGTATCCATGCTCTTGTTCTATGTGTTCATCAACATGGGCATGTCCGTAGGCATCGTGCCCGTTGTGGGAGTGCCGCTTCCCCTCGTGAGCTACGGCGGGACCTCCATCATCACGACCTTTCTCTCGCTCGGAATTCTCTTGAATATCCAGGCACGGCGGTTTATGTTGTTCTACTAAATCAGGGTGTAACGTCAGGGTTCAGGGTTCAGAAAAGTCCGGACCTTCGGGACGTTGCCTGCTGTACCCTGAACCCTGTACCCTGGCCCCTGTCGTTTAAGGAGTTCCATGTACGAAGACTTTCTCCCGCTGGTCGCCAAGCCCGCACGGTATATCAACACCGAGATCAATGCAATCCACAAAGACCTGGCCCAGGTCAAGACCAGGATCTGTCTCTTTTTTCCCGACACGTACGAGATCGGCATGTCGCACCTCGGCATCCGGATCCTGTATCACATCCTGAACAACAGGCCGGACACGGCATGCGAGCGGGTCTTCTCGCCCTGGACAGACTATGAGGACCGGCTCCGCGCATCGGGAAGGCCGCTCACCAGCCTGGAGTCCAATCTGCCGCTTGCGGAATTTGACATCATCGGCATCACCCTTCAGTACGAACTCTCCTACTCAAACATCCTGACGGGGCTGGAGCTCGCCAAGATCCCGATACGGTCCGAGGACCGCACTGATAGCCATCCGGTCATCATCGCCGGCGGCCCCTGCGCGGTGAACCCGGAGCCGCTTTCCGATTTTATCGATGTTTTTTTCATCGGCGAGGCAGAGGAGTCCGTGCACGAGATCGTGGCTCTCCGGCAGAAACATCCGGGCAGACAGGAATTTCTCAATGCCATCTCGAAGCTGGAAGGCTTTTACGTACCCTCGCTCGGAAAGGCGATTGTCCGCAGGCGGTATCTCAAGAGCATCGAAACCGCGCCGTATCCGGACAAGCCCCTCGTGCCGCTCATGAAGCCGATCCATGACCGGGTGACCGTCGAGGTTGCGCGCGGCTGCATCCGCGGCTGCCGGTTCTGCCAGGCCGGGATCATCTACCGGCCGTACCGGGAGCGGGGTGCCGAAACCGTGAAAGGCCTGCTCGATGGGTCGCTTTCCTGCACCGGTTATGACGAGCTTTCTCTCGCGTCACTCAGCACAGGCGACTACTCGGAGATTCAGCCGCTGATCATCGAGCTGATGGAACGGTACCGGGACAGCCGCGTTTCGGTCTCGCTCCCGTCGCTCCGCGTGGGCACGCTCACGCCGGAGATGATCAGGGCCATTGCCGGCACGCGCAAGACCGGCTTTACGCTCGCGCCCGAGGCAGGCACCGAGCGCCTGCGCAGGGTCATCAACAAGCCCGTGAGCGATCGCGACCTTCTGGACGCCGCGGAGACCATTTTCAGGAGCGGATGGAATACGATCAAGCTCTACTTCATGATCGGCCTCCCAACCGAGACCGACGAGGATCTTGACGGCATCATCAGGCTCGCGAACGAACTCTTCAGCGTCGGCAAGCGCACGTCGAAGCGCCCGATACAGCTTAATATCAGCGTCTCGACCTTCGTACCCAAGCCGCACACACCCTTCCAGTGGCATGGCCAGGCGTCCATCACCGAGGTTCGGAGAAAGCAGGCCTATCTCGAAAAGGGATTGAAGAGGCGCGGCATCACGCTGAAGGGCCACAACCCCGAGACGAGCCTGCTGGAAGGGACATTCGCGCGCGGCGACCGGAAGCTCGGCAGGGTGATCGAGGAGGCTGTGCGCCTCGGCTGCCGCTTTGACGGATGGACCGAGTGTTTTGATTTCAAGAAGTGGACCGAGGCTTTTCAGAAATGCGGACTCGATGCCCCGACGTATGCCTCGCGGACGTTCGGGTTGGAGGATAAACTGCCCTGGGGTTTTGTCAAGAGCGGCGTGACCAGGGAATTTTTGAAGAGGGAATATCACCGCGCGGTGGAGGAGAAGATCACGGAGAATTGCAGGGTGGTGTGCGAACATTGCGGCATCGGATGCGCGGACGGCGGAACGAATGTGCTCGGAAGGCCGGCGGTGTTGACGACAACGAAACCGATGACGGAAGGGACCGCGTCCGCTGATCGAAAAAAACCCGCAGGAGTACCGGACATGACCAGCCGCGTCAGAATGAAGGTCACCAAGGCCGGACGCATCCGCTTTCTTTCCCATCTCGATTTCATGACCCTGTTCCATCGTGCCGTGGTCCGCGCGCAGGTGCCCGTGGCCTTTTCCCAGGGCTTCAACCCCCATTTGAAGGTCGCGTTCGGCCCGGCGCTTCCGGTGGGCATGGAGAGCGGGACGGAATACCTGGACCTGGAGATCGATCCGTTCGCGGATTTGCTCCAGATCACCAGGAGTCTGAACAGCACCCTGCCGGAGGGCGTCAGGATCCTTGAATCAAAGGTTGTTGCGAAGAAAGCGCCGTCCCTGTCAGGCAGCATCAGCAGATACACGTACGAGGTCGCCGTTGGAGCCCAGCATCGGGATGGGACCTCCGAGCGGGTGAAGGATTTTCTGTCCCGGACATCGGTGATCGTTTCAAAAGAGGGGAAGCAGAAGGACATCCGCCCGTGCATTGAGTCGATCACCGAGGGTCTTGGAAGCCTCGTCTGCACGCTGGTCGATCACGACCAGCTCAAGCCGCGCATGCAGGATGTGATCGAGCGCCTGTTCAACATCGGGAAAGATCAGTCCGTGCTCTTCAGGGTAAAACGCGTCGGAATGTACTGCAAGGAAAAGGACCAGTGGGTAAGCCCGATGTCGTTTTAAGGACCGGTTCAGTTACAGATTGATGATTCGTAATAAGTCGAAATCTTGTTAATTCCGTCATTCCCGCCCCTGCTTGAATCTTGCTGGGGCAGGTTCCAACGGGAATCCAGTCTTTTCATGCAGATGTTTGACCCTGGATACCCGCGTTCGCGGGTATGACGACTTCTTATTTTTGCAACGCTCTCAATTTTCCTCCTTGTATTCAATCCTCACCTATTATAAAATAGGTTTTACAAAGAACCGTCATGAAGGAGACACAATGTCATCTGAGATCATCGTAAACGCGGGCCGTGAGGAGACGCGCGTCGCGCTTCTGGAGAACGGCCTGGTCACGGAAATATACATAGACCGCAAGAAGGACCGCGGCGTCGCAGGCAATGTGTACAAAGGGCGCGTGATGAAGGTCCTCCCGGGCATGCAGGCGTCTTTCGTTGACATCGGGCTGGAGAAAGCCGCCTTTCTCTACGTGGGCGATGTGTTCGACAGCACGTCGGAATATACGCCCCTGATGGAGGACGAGGGTCTTGAGCTCGAGGTCGAGCCCAAGCGGAAACGCTCTCACGCCACCCAGATCGAGGACCTTCTGCAGGAAGGTCAGGATATCCTGGTCCAGGTCTCGAAGGAACCGATCAGCACCAAGGGCGCGCGTGTGACGACCTACATCAGCATCCCCGGCCGCTATCTGGTCATGATGCCGGGCGTCAACCACATCGGCGTCTCTCGCCGGATCGAGGACGTCGAGGAACGGAACCGGCTCCGGGAGATCGTTAGCAGGCACCGGAAGCCGAACACGGGCTACATCATCCGGACCGCAAGCCAGGGCAGAAGCGAGGATGATTTCATTGCCGACGTCGAGTTCCTCTCGCGGCTGTGGGAGACCATCCTGAGGAAAAAGGAGAAGACCTCGGCCCCGGCGCTGATGCACAACGAGCTCGACCTTGTCTTTCGGGTGATCCGCGACGTTTTCACCCGTGACGTGGACAAGCTGGTCATCGACGCCCCCGAGGAATACGATCGGGTGAAAGAGTTCGTGGACTCCTACCTCCCCCAGCTCGGAAGGCGCGTGAAACCCTATGAAGGCGACGACCCAATCTTCGAGCACTACGGCGTGGAGATCGAGATCTCGCGGGCCCTCGGCAGAAAGGTCTGGCTCAAGTCAGGCGGGTACATCATTCTTGACCAGACCGAGGCCCTCACCACGATCGACGTGAACACCGGCAGGTACGTGGGCAAGCGCTCCCTCGAAGACACGATCCTCAAGACCAACCTCGAGGCGGTGCGGGAGATCGCCTACCAGCTCCGGCTCCGGAACATCGGCGGGATCCTCATTCTCGATTTCATCGACATGGAACGCGAGGACAACCGGCGCAAGGTGTACGCGGCCCTCCAGGAGGCGCTCGAGAACGACAAGGCCAAGACGACCATATCGCACATCTCGCCCATCGGGCTGATCGAGATGACGCGCAAGCGCATTCGCGAGAGCCTGGGACGAACGCTGTGCGACACCTGCCCCTACTGCGAAGGACGCGGATACATCAAGTCCAGCCGCACCATCTGCTACGAGGTCTTTCGCGAGCTTCGCAGGGCCTTTGCCGGAGCCGAGGAAAAGAAGGCGCTCGTGACCGTAAACTCCGTGGTCGCCGATATGATGTACGATGAAGAGCGGCAGGGCGTGGAGGAACTGGAAAAGGAATTTCAAAAGAAGATCGTGATCAAAGCCGACCCCAACCTGCACCAGGAACAGTACGAAGTGTTGATGGTGTAGTTCCGAGTGTCCGCTTTTCAGGAATAGCCTTTGTTGCATGACATTTCTCTTGATTTTTTCACCCAGTAATACGATAATGGCCGCCGTTACGCACACATTCTTTTTTAATCCGGGGAGGTAAGTCACCATGAGGATCATTCTGTTAGGAGCACCGGGCGCGGGCAAGGGCACGGTGGCAAAACTGTTGACAGCACTGGACGGCTCGGTCCAGATCTCGACAGGAGATATTCTGCGCGGCGCGGTAAAGGCCGGCACCGCGCTCGGCAAAGAAGCGCAGGGCTACATGGACCGGGGCGACCTGGTGCCCGATTCATTGATCATGGGCATCATGGAGCAGCGGCTCAAGGAGAAGGACTGCCAGAAGGGTTTTCTCCTCGACGGCTTCCCGAGGACGATTCCGCAAGCCGACGCTCTCGATGCGATCCTGAATAAGCTGAACATCAAGCTCGATCTCGTGGCGAGCATCGAGGTCCCGCGTGAGGTGATCCTCGACCGATTGACCACGCGCAGGACCTGTTCCAATTCTTCCTGCCAGGAGATCTACAACATCAAGAGCAATCCGCCGGCCCCCGGCGACAAGTGCAAGAAGTGCGGCAGCCCCACGATCCAGCGCGCTGACGAGACCGTGGAGGCCATCAGCAAGCGTCTCGACGTGTACAATGAGAAGACCGCGCCGCTCATGGGCTACTACCAGAAGAAGGGCATGCTGCTCACCATACGCGAGTCCGGCAGCGATGGTGTGGTGAAGGCGATTCAGAAGGGGATCGCGGCGAAAAAATAGCGCGCATTGCGCGCTATCCTGAGCGCGTCGAAAGACTCAGGGCGCAGAGCAGAGCGAAGGATATTGGTTACACAGCAAAGGCGGGATGAAAGCATCCCGCCTTTTTTATTTTTATTGCGCGGCCACGGTTCTGAGTTTCACCGTCAGATTAAAAGCGCCTATTGTGGCAACACGTGATCGAAAACCTGCGTCCAGCGCCGTATGTCTGATGGAGCCTCTATTTTACTTTGACAGTGTTTCGCCGATCTTTTTCACGAGGCGTTCATTGAGCTCTTCGGCGCATTTGGTCCAGTCTCTCGTGGTGCTGTCCTCATCATCATACGACAGGGCCACCTTGCCGCTCGATCCAGATAGTTCATAATGGTTCTTGAGTATTGTGGTGCCGGCCATCATGCCGACCCAAAAGCGCGCCGCCCCGCTTACCATCCGCAAATCATTGATCCTGACGGTTACGAGATAATTTGCAGAGCCGGGGACATATTGGTTGCGTTTCTGGATCAGCGTCGGATTATAGCCTGCGTCCTTCAGCATTTCGATCAGATTCTCTTCCATGAACTGACCCATTTCATTCCGGTCCTTGCTTTCGTCCTCTTTCATGTCGCTCTTGATCCCCCGGTCCAAGAGCACAAAGATCGCTACCTGCTTGCCGTCCTGAATGACAGGTCCTTTTGACGCACACCCGAAGACGAGTGAGGCAACTATTGCAACCACTGCGACTGCAACAAACTGTCTTTTCATGACAATATCCTCCTCATAGAGTAGTTTCTGAAACAACATGACGATCAGAAAATGCGTATGTGTGAATTACCAGGAAGCATATCATACATAACACGAAACGCGCTGATAATCTTATCGCTGTCGACCGGTCATATAGATACGCTGTTCTTTGTTATCAAACGAATAGCGGTATCATATGGAAAACAATATAGCATAAAATGATCATCAGGGAAATAATATTCATGAAAGTGATATATGATGTTCAGAAACGATTTCTCGATAACATTGCTGACGCCCTGTCATGTCCGACCCCGTTTAAAGTGCTGCCTCACGAACCTAAATTGCGGCCATGCTTCTCGAGGAATTACTTGCCTTTGAAATAACTTTATGGAATAATCCACTCAAAAATACCTCGCATGTCCCTCCTGGAGAAACTATGGCACAAAAAACAGAAATAATGATCATTGCAAAAGGCAAGGATGAGGCGGGGATCCTGCCGCAGATGGCGAATCGGCACGGCCTGATCGCCGGCGCCACCGGCACGGGCAAGACCGTGACGCTCCGGGTGATGGCCGAACAGTTCAGCAGGATCGGCGTGCCGGTCTTCTTGGCGGATGTAAAAGGAGATCTTTCCGGCATCGCGAAGCCCGGCGGGGACCGGCCGCAATTCGCCGACAGGGCAAAACAGCTTGGCGTCGATGATTTCTCTTTTGAAGGTTGTCCCACGGTGTTCTGGGATCGATTTTCGGAGGGGGAGGAAAGAGGCGGTAATTTGTTGTGAGGCACATTGGCCTACAACCGCACGGGCACACCGCGCTTCTGTAAATATTCCTTTGCCTGCCTGATGGTATATTCCCTGAAATGAAAGATCGACGCAGCGAGCGCGGCATCGGCTTTGCCTTTTGTAAAACCGTCGTAGATGTGTTCCAGATTCCCCACGCCACCGGATGCGATGACGGGAATGGTGACCGCCTCGGCTACAGCCCGCGTCAGCGCCAGGTCGTAACCATTTTTCTGACCATCCTGATCCATGCTTGTGAGCAGGATCTCACCCGCCCCGTACTCTTCCATCTTCTTTGCCCACGCTACGGCATCAATGCCCATGGGTCTTCTGCCGCCGTGGGTGTAGACCTCCCATTTGAGTGCGGAATGCGGAGTGTGGAGTGCGGATTGAGACAGAAACAATGCTGCGTACCGGGGGTCATCGGCCCATTTGAGCGGGGGTTTGAAGTCCTTGTCGTGGGCAACAACCTGCTTTGCGTCGATGGCGACCACGATGCACTGGCTGCCGAAACGCATGGACGCGGCCTTGATGAACTCCGGATCGTGGACCGCCGTGGTGTTGATCGATACCTTGTCGCACCCGGCGAGCAGGAGGTTGCGGATATCGTCGAGGACCTTGATACCTCCGCCCACGGTAAGGGGCATGAACACCTGCTCCGCCGTGCGGCGCACGATGTCGAGGATGATGCCGCGCTCCTCGTGCGATGCGGTGATGTCAAGGAACGTGAGTTCGTCGGCACCCTGTTCGTCGTACACTTTCGCGATCTCGACCGGATCCCCGGCGTCGCGAAGGTTAACGAAGCTGACGCCCTTTACCACTCGTCCCGCTTTTACATCAAGGCAGGGTATGATGCGTTTGGTTAACATAACTGAAAAAAAACTCCACAAATTAAAAAAATCATGAAAAACCTTCTCTCGCGGAGGCGCGGAGGCCGCAGAGTACTACAAAAAACTTTTAAGTTTTACATACAAAAAATACTTATAGATCTTTGGTACTGCCTTTCTCTGCGAGCTCTGCGTCTCTGCGAGAAACCTGCTTTTACCTTGAGCACTGATTATCATTCATCTTCACAAACGTTATGGCTTCCTTGAGATCAAGCGATCCGCTGTATATGGCTTTGCCGGTGATCACGCCGCTTACACCGGAGTGCCGCACCGTAAGAAGTTGTTCAATATCCTTCATCGTGTGGACGCCGCCGGAGGCAATGACCGGGATATGGAGCGCCCTTGCAAGCGCCTGCGTGGCCTCGATGTTCGGGCCCGACAGCATGCCGTCGCGCTTGA
This DNA window, taken from Nitrospirota bacterium, encodes the following:
- the hisF gene encoding imidazole glycerol phosphate synthase subunit HisF, translating into MLTKRIIPCLDVKAGRVVKGVSFVNLRDAGDPVEIAKVYDEQGADELTFLDITASHEERGIILDIVRRTAEQVFMPLTVGGGIKVLDDIRNLLLAGCDKVSINTTAVHDPEFIKAASMRFGSQCIVVAIDAKQVVAHDKDFKPPLKWADDPRYAALFLSQSALHTPHSALKWEVYTHGGRRPMGIDAVAWAKKMEEYGAGEILLTSMDQDGQKNGYDLALTRAVAEAVTIPVIASGGVGNLEHIYDGFTKGKADAALAASIFHFREYTIRQAKEYLQKRGVPVRL
- a CDS encoding adenylate kinase — encoded protein: MRIILLGAPGAGKGTVAKLLTALDGSVQISTGDILRGAVKAGTALGKEAQGYMDRGDLVPDSLIMGIMEQRLKEKDCQKGFLLDGFPRTIPQADALDAILNKLNIKLDLVASIEVPREVILDRLTTRRTCSNSSCQEIYNIKSNPPAPGDKCKKCGSPTIQRADETVEAISKRLDVYNEKTAPLMGYYQKKGMLLTIRESGSDGVVKAIQKGIAAKK
- a CDS encoding Rne/Rng family ribonuclease yields the protein MSSEIIVNAGREETRVALLENGLVTEIYIDRKKDRGVAGNVYKGRVMKVLPGMQASFVDIGLEKAAFLYVGDVFDSTSEYTPLMEDEGLELEVEPKRKRSHATQIEDLLQEGQDILVQVSKEPISTKGARVTTYISIPGRYLVMMPGVNHIGVSRRIEDVEERNRLREIVSRHRKPNTGYIIRTASQGRSEDDFIADVEFLSRLWETILRKKEKTSAPALMHNELDLVFRVIRDVFTRDVDKLVIDAPEEYDRVKEFVDSYLPQLGRRVKPYEGDDPIFEHYGVEIEISRALGRKVWLKSGGYIILDQTEALTTIDVNTGRYVGKRSLEDTILKTNLEAVREIAYQLRLRNIGGILILDFIDMEREDNRRKVYAALQEALENDKAKTTISHISPIGLIEMTRKRIRESLGRTLCDTCPYCEGRGYIKSSRTICYEVFRELRRAFAGAEEKKALVTVNSVVADMMYDEERQGVEELEKEFQKKIVIKADPNLHQEQYEVLMV
- a CDS encoding TIGR03960 family B12-binding radical SAM protein: MYEDFLPLVAKPARYINTEINAIHKDLAQVKTRICLFFPDTYEIGMSHLGIRILYHILNNRPDTACERVFSPWTDYEDRLRASGRPLTSLESNLPLAEFDIIGITLQYELSYSNILTGLELAKIPIRSEDRTDSHPVIIAGGPCAVNPEPLSDFIDVFFIGEAEESVHEIVALRQKHPGRQEFLNAISKLEGFYVPSLGKAIVRRRYLKSIETAPYPDKPLVPLMKPIHDRVTVEVARGCIRGCRFCQAGIIYRPYRERGAETVKGLLDGSLSCTGYDELSLASLSTGDYSEIQPLIIELMERYRDSRVSVSLPSLRVGTLTPEMIRAIAGTRKTGFTLAPEAGTERLRRVINKPVSDRDLLDAAETIFRSGWNTIKLYFMIGLPTETDEDLDGIIRLANELFSVGKRTSKRPIQLNISVSTFVPKPHTPFQWHGQASITEVRRKQAYLEKGLKRRGITLKGHNPETSLLEGTFARGDRKLGRVIEEAVRLGCRFDGWTECFDFKKWTEAFQKCGLDAPTYASRTFGLEDKLPWGFVKSGVTREFLKREYHRAVEEKITENCRVVCEHCGIGCADGGTNVLGRPAVLTTTKPMTEGTASADRKKPAGVPDMTSRVRMKVTKAGRIRFLSHLDFMTLFHRAVVRAQVPVAFSQGFNPHLKVAFGPALPVGMESGTEYLDLEIDPFADLLQITRSLNSTLPEGVRILESKVVAKKAPSLSGSISRYTYEVAVGAQHRDGTSERVKDFLSRTSVIVSKEGKQKDIRPCIESITEGLGSLVCTLVDHDQLKPRMQDVIERLFNIGKDQSVLFRVKRVGMYCKEKDQWVSPMSF
- a CDS encoding DUF4410 domain-containing protein; the encoded protein is MKRQFVAVAVVAIVASLVFGCASKGPVIQDGKQVAIFVLLDRGIKSDMKEDESKDRNEMGQFMEENLIEMLKDAGYNPTLIQKRNQYVPGSANYLVTVRINDLRMVSGAARFWVGMMAGTTILKNHYELSGSSGKVALSYDDEDSTTRDWTKCAEELNERLVKKIGETLSK